From one Nocardioides scoriae genomic stretch:
- a CDS encoding pseudouridine synthase produces MREIETDEEGLVRLQKLLAQSGVASRRKCEEIMLAGLVEVDGEVVTRLGTKVDPRRAVIRVDGKRLPPVSDHVYLALNKPRGVVSTMSDPEGRRHLGDVVADRPERLFHVGRLDTDTDGLILLTNDGEFAQRLAHPSYEMDKTYVAEVDGVVEKAVLKRLLAGVELEDGPVTVSRVKVVSSTRERSIVELVIHEGRNRIVRRLLDHVGHPVRRLTRTAIGPVVVRGIRSGELRDLTSDELGALLEAGQL; encoded by the coding sequence ATGAGGGAGATCGAGACCGACGAGGAGGGACTGGTCCGGCTGCAGAAGCTGCTGGCCCAGTCGGGCGTGGCCAGCCGTCGCAAGTGCGAGGAGATCATGCTCGCCGGGCTGGTCGAGGTCGACGGCGAGGTCGTCACGCGGCTCGGCACCAAGGTCGACCCGCGGCGCGCGGTCATCCGGGTCGACGGCAAGCGGCTGCCCCCGGTCAGCGACCACGTCTACCTGGCCCTCAACAAGCCCCGGGGCGTCGTCTCGACCATGTCCGACCCCGAGGGCCGGCGCCACCTCGGCGACGTCGTGGCCGACCGGCCCGAGCGGCTCTTCCACGTGGGTCGGCTCGACACCGACACCGACGGGCTGATCCTGCTCACCAACGACGGAGAGTTCGCCCAGCGGCTGGCCCACCCGTCGTACGAGATGGACAAGACCTACGTCGCCGAGGTCGACGGCGTGGTCGAGAAGGCCGTCCTCAAGCGGCTGCTCGCCGGGGTCGAGCTCGAGGACGGCCCGGTGACGGTCTCGCGGGTCAAGGTCGTCTCCAGCACCCGCGAGCGCTCGATCGTCGAGCTGGTGATCCACGAGGGCCGCAACCGGATCGTGCGGCGGCTGCTCGATCACGTCGGTCACCCGGTCAGGCGCCTGACCCGGACCGCGATCGGGCCCGTGGTGGTGCGCGGCATCCGGAGCGGGGAGCTGCGCGACCTCACCTCCGACGAGCTCGGCGCCCTGCTCGAGGCCGGCCAGCTCTAG
- the scpB gene encoding SMC-Scp complex subunit ScpB, which yields MSQPTDQPADQPAGDAADPTGADATGDDPTLDVPLAPLRPALEALLMVSDQPLDDTTLAAAVGHPVPDVEAALAALAREYDETGRGFELRHVAGGWRYYTREELAGVVERFVLDGQQARLTQAALETLAVVAYQQPVSRSRVSAIRGVNVDGVMRTLLARGLVEEAGHDAETGAHLYRTTRYFLERIGIGSLDELPELAPFLPGIEDLEDEQEVAAVPRVEAGSGPDDSMAP from the coding sequence ATGAGCCAGCCCACTGACCAGCCCGCTGACCAGCCCGCTGGGGACGCCGCGGACCCGACGGGCGCCGACGCGACGGGCGACGACCCGACGCTCGACGTGCCCCTGGCCCCGCTGCGTCCTGCCCTGGAAGCGCTGCTGATGGTGTCCGACCAGCCCCTCGACGACACCACGCTCGCTGCGGCGGTGGGCCACCCCGTGCCCGACGTGGAGGCGGCGCTCGCCGCCCTGGCCCGGGAGTACGACGAGACCGGCCGCGGCTTCGAGCTGCGCCACGTGGCCGGCGGCTGGCGCTACTACACCCGCGAGGAGCTCGCCGGCGTGGTCGAGCGCTTCGTGCTCGACGGCCAGCAGGCCCGGCTGACGCAGGCGGCGCTCGAGACGCTCGCGGTCGTGGCCTACCAGCAGCCGGTCAGCCGCAGCCGGGTCTCGGCGATCCGCGGCGTCAACGTCGACGGCGTGATGCGCACCCTGCTTGCCCGCGGCCTGGTCGAGGAGGCCGGCCACGACGCGGAGACCGGCGCGCACCTCTACCGGACGACCCGCTACTTCCTCGAGCGCATCGGCATCGGCTCGCTCGACGAGCTGCCCGAGCTGGCGCCGTTCCTGCCCGGGATCGAGGACCTGGAGGACGAGCAGGAGGTCGCGGCGGTGCCTCGGGTCGAGGCCGGGTCCGGGCCCGATGACAGCATGGCCCCATGA